One genomic segment of Mytilus galloprovincialis chromosome 5, xbMytGall1.hap1.1, whole genome shotgun sequence includes these proteins:
- the LOC143074433 gene encoding uncharacterized protein LOC143074433: protein MRNVLTPYVICVVALLIIHTAECQTVGSPCNDFSECGYGNYCCVSKTRPRGRKRRSTDAIGTCQNIGTEGTACLVNNQEKPLNSIFFVSCFCQAPLKCIGSGVIDVPLGEIGTCGYPRKG from the exons atgagaaacgTGCTAACACCCTATGTCATTTGTGTCGTAGCTTTACTTATCATTCATACTG CGGAATGTCAAACCGTG GGGTCGCCATGTAATGATTTCTCTGAATGTGGATATGGAAATTATTGTTGTGTTAGTAAAACCCGACCCAGGGGACGTAAGAGAAGATCTACAGACGCTATCGGAACATGTCAGAATATAGGGACAGAAGGGACAG CCTGTCTCGTCAACAACcaagaaaaacctttaaatagcaTATTTTTCGTAAGCTGTTTCTGTCAGGCACCTCTAAAATGTATTGGAAGTGGAGTCATAGACGTTCCTCTTGGCGAAATAG gaacATGTGGATACCCCAGGAAAGGTTAA